In one Alphaproteobacteria bacterium SS10 genomic region, the following are encoded:
- the lipB gene encoding lipoyl(octanoyl) transferase LipB — MATPDMLAAADTTIDWKISKEPVDYADALQQMEERAAQIANGEANDLIWLLEHPPLYTAGTSAKEEDMLTAQFPVHKAGRGGQFTYHGPGQRVAYLMLDLKLRRQDIRWYIHELEQWIIDALATFQVVGERREGRVGIWVDRSRYGGRQGQEDKIAAIGVRVRRWVTMHGISINVDPDLSHFDGIVPCGIREHGVTSLVDLGLPVTLADMDVALRDTLPEGLANRHDAA; from the coding sequence ATGGCGACCCCTGATATGCTGGCCGCAGCTGATACGACAATCGATTGGAAAATTTCCAAAGAACCGGTCGATTACGCCGACGCGCTCCAACAAATGGAGGAGCGCGCGGCCCAAATTGCCAATGGCGAGGCCAATGATCTGATCTGGCTGCTTGAGCACCCGCCGCTCTACACCGCTGGCACCAGCGCAAAAGAAGAGGACATGCTGACCGCCCAGTTTCCGGTTCATAAAGCCGGTCGAGGTGGTCAATTCACCTATCACGGCCCAGGGCAACGTGTTGCCTATCTAATGCTGGACCTAAAACTGCGCCGCCAGGACATCCGTTGGTACATCCATGAGCTAGAGCAGTGGATCATCGACGCCCTCGCCACCTTCCAAGTTGTCGGCGAGCGGCGTGAAGGCCGGGTGGGTATCTGGGTTGATCGCAGCCGATATGGCGGGCGCCAGGGCCAGGAAGACAAGATCGCTGCGATTGGCGTAAGGGTCCGCCGTTGGGTCACCATGCATGGCATCTCAATCAATGTGGATCCCGACCTGTCCCACTTTGACGGCATTGTCCCCTGCGGTATTCGCGAGCACGGTGTGACCTCCCTTGTTGATCTGGGGCTGCCGGTTACCCTGGCAGATATGGATGTGGCGCTGCGTGACACCCTGCCCGAAGGGCTAGCAA